In a genomic window of Vigna angularis cultivar LongXiaoDou No.4 chromosome 6, ASM1680809v1, whole genome shotgun sequence:
- the LOC108342655 gene encoding glycerol-3-phosphate acyltransferase 1, with protein MVSSMELLRLANWVMNQVLVKSCYGVARKIKSHGFDWGDLSYKPLQQPSSFSDIVKCDLEGRGSQTLACDFHKVLLRTRSFFPYFMLVAFEGGSIFRAFLLLCSCPILWFLNYEMKLRLMIFISFCGLKVKDMENTSRAVLPKFYLENLNLEAYEVVASVGSRVFFTTMPRVMVEGFLKEYLNADAVIATELHTSGSYFTGFLSKSGFLVKHSALKDYFGDTKPDLGIGNTSLHDQLFISLCKEAYVVMNEGKVMPRNKYPKPLVFHDGRLAFLPTPSATLCMFMWLPIGLVMAIYRIFLGVFLCCKFTMALGVWCGLKLDFKDNNQKKSESDKGVLYVCTHRTLLDPIFLSSGLGRPLTAVTYSLSKVSECIAPIRTIRLTRDRKEDGETMKRLLGEGDLVVFPEGTTCREPYLLRFSSLFAELADEIVPVAVNVHLSMFYGTTASGLKVLDPFFFFMNPSPKYDIEILEKVPKELTCAGGRSSHEVANHIQKQLGYALGFECTNLTRRDKYIMLAGNEGVVQENKGRRF; from the exons ATGGTGTCGTCCATGGAGTTGCTAAGGCTTGCAAATTGGGTCATGAACCAGGTGCTTGTTAAATCATGTTATGGAGTAGCAAGGAAAATTAAAAGCCATGGTTTTGATTGGGGTGATCTTTCATATAAACCATTGCAACAACCTTCCTCGTTCTCTGATATTGTCAAGTGTGATTTGGAGGGTAGAGGGTCTCAAACCCTTGCTTGTGACTTCCACAAAGTCCTCTTAAGGACTCGTTCCTTCTTTCCCTATTTCATGCTGGTTGCCTTTGAAGGTGGAAGCATCTTCAGGGCATTTCTCTTGCTTTGTTCATGTCCTATACTGTGGTTTCTGAACTATGAAATGAAGCTCAGACTCATGATCTTCATCTCCTTTTGCGGACTCAAAGTGAAGGACATGGAGAACACTTCAAGGGCAGTGTTACCAAAGTTTTACTTGGAGAACCTTAATCTTGAGGCCTATGAGGTAGTTGCTTCAGTAGGGTCCAGGGTTTTCTTCACCACTATGCCTAGAGTGATGGTGGAAGGGTTTCTGAAGGAGTATTTGAATGCTGATGCTGTTATAGCCACAGAGTTGCATACTTCTGGTTCTTATTTCACTGGTTTTCTCTCTAAGTCTGGTTTTCTTGTGAAACACAGTGCCCTTAAGGATTATTTTGGCGATACAAAACCTGACCTTGGCATTGGTAACACAAGCCTTCATGATCaactttttatttctctttgcAAG GAGGCTTATGTGGTGATGAATGAGGGAAAAGTGATGCCAAGGAACAAGTATCCAAAGCCCTTAGTATTTCATGATGGAAGACTTGCATTCTTGCCTACTCCTTCAGCAACTCTGTGTATGTTCATGTGGCTTCCAATTGGACTTGTGATGGCCATTTACAGAATATTTCTGGGTGTGTTCCTTTGTTGCAAATTCACAATGGCATTAGGAGTGTGGTGTGGGTTGAAACTGGATTTCAAAGACAATAACCAGAAAAAATCAGAGTCAGATAAAGGGGTGCTTTATGTTTGCACTCACAGGACTCTCTTGGATCCAATTTTTCTGAGCTCAGGTTTGGGGAGGCCTTTGACAGCAGTGACATATAGCTTAAGCAAGGTGTCTGAGTGTATAGCCCCTATTAGGACCATAAGACTGACAAGGGACAGAAAAGAAGATGGAGAAACTATGAAAAGGTTGCTTGGTGAAGGGGATTTGGTGGTGTTTCCTGAAGGAACAACTTGTAGGGAGCCCTATCTTTTAAGGTTCAGTTCCTTGTTTGCAGAACTGGCTGATGAGATTGTGCCTGTGGCTGTGAATGTTCATCTGAGCATGTTCTATGGGACCACAGCAAGTGGCCTGAAGGTGTTGgatccatttttctttttcatgaacCCTAGCCCTAAATATGACATTGAGATCCTTGAAAAGGTTCCTAAAGAACTCACTTGTGCTGGGGGAAGGTCAAGTCATGAAGTGGCAAATCACATACAGAAACAGTTGGGCTATGCTTTGGGATTTGAGTGCACCAACCTTACAAGGAGGGATAAATATATAATGCTGGCTGGAAACGAAGGGGTTGTTCAAGAAAACAAGGGGAGAAGATTCTGA
- the LOC128197374 gene encoding uncharacterized protein LOC128197374: MIGRADIKGSKSNIAMNAWLPQSSYPCGNFSNTSSFKFRRTKGSIGHAFTVRIRTGNQNQTSFYPFVPHDIFVLVELILGHVRYLLTDVPPQPNSLPHNIFRPDRPTEADLGTKKRGNAPPPIHGISKITLKVVVFHFRCFQLPLILHLSSHFTKSD, translated from the coding sequence ATGATAGGAAGAGCCGACATCAAAGGATCAAAAAGCAACATCGCTATGAACGCTTGGCTGCCACAATCCAGTTATCCCTGTGGTAACTTTTCTAACACCTCTAGCTTCAAATTCCGAAGGACTAAAGGATCGATAGGCCACGCTTTCACGGTTCGTATTCGTACTGGAAATCAGAATCAAACGAGCTTTTACCCTTTTGTTCCACACGATATTTTTGTTCTCGTTGAGCTTATCTTAGGACACGTGCGTTATCTTTTAACAGATGTGCCGCCCCAGCCAAACTCCCTACCTCACAATATCTTCCGCCCGGATCGACCGACCGAAGCCGACCTTGGGACCAAAAAGAGGGGCAACGCCCCGCCTCCGATTCACGGAATAAGTAAAATAACGTTAAAAGTAGTGGTATTTCACTTTCGCTGTTTCCAGCTCCCACTTATCCTACACCTCTCAAGTCATTTCACAAAGTCGGACTAG